Within the Sarcophilus harrisii chromosome 2, mSarHar1.11, whole genome shotgun sequence genome, the region CACCCCTACCCCTCCCAGCAGGAGCTTGGAGGGGGACAGGGGGCACACGGCTGGTGTCCCATAAACACTCGGTCTTTCTGATCCATTTGGAGATGTCTCCccagaggaaatggcaaagccgaggggagggggcagggcgGGGGGGGGTGCCGGCCCGGTTACCCTGGGGGTAGGGCCAAGCCCTCAGGGAGACCCCTTGTGGGGGAGCCAGGGGGGGTCAGCAGAGCTGTGGGAGGCCACGAGACGGAGTCGGGCTTGGGAGGGACAGGACAAGACGTGCCCCCCCCATAGGGGCCAGGGTCCACGTGATCTCCGAGAGGGCTCAGGGCAGGGGGACAGGGGCGCCCTGAGCAGGAAGGGCAGGGGGCTGGGGGGCGGCCTTTCCCAGCCCCGGCCTTGCCCTCACCTGGAGATGACGCTGACCATGCTGTGCTCGCAGTCGTTAGTGCTGAACACGCTCAGCTTGTCCAGGAGGTCCAGCAGGTGCGCCGAGAAGTTCTTGTCGAACTTGGTGATGGTGGCCTCGAAGCCCGAGGTCATCTGCAGCGCGTCCACATGCTCCGCCAGGTGCTGGGAGAGCCCACGACTGAACCTGCGGCCCCGTGCCCCTCCCCCTGCGGCCCCCCCCCGTCTTCCCCCGCTGGGCCCCGTGCAGTCTGCGGTCAGCCCCCGCGGCCCCCCCCCCGACCGCTACCTTAGTGGCCAGTTTCCTCTTGAGCGCTTCCTCGGCCCGTTCGGCCTCTGTGGGGGGGCCCAGCATGGTGCCGGGTTCCACGGGGGGGCGGCCCAGCTCACCGTCCAGCTTCATGCTCTGGGTGAACCTCTGGGGGGGAGAGGGCAGTGAGAGCGGCCGGGCCCTGCCGCCGGGGCCTCCCCAGCCCCCCCTCTGGCCCCCGCCCCACAGACCTGCATGCAGTTGGTGAACATGACGCAGACGGACATGAGCTTGGAGAAGACCTTGAGCAGCTCGGGGTTGGTCAGCATGCAGTCCTTCAGGCAGTTGTCCAGGAAGCTTGTGTGGTGACCCAGCACATCGTCGATGTTGGACGCCTGGAGCGGGGGAGCGGCGGCGCTCAGGGCCCGCCCGGGCCCCTCCCTCGGGGTCAGGGACacggtttccccccccccccccggggcccagCGCTCACCGACTTCAGGTTCTTCTCCAGGATGTGCCAGGTGGGCTCCATCACCTCGAACATCATGTAGTACTGTATGTTCTGGACGAAGTTCAGCATGCGCTGCCTCAGCGTGAAGGCCCCAGCGAACCTGAGGGGGTTGAGGCGGGGGCTGGGCATGCACGGACGTGTGGGCGGGGGTCTGGTGTCTGAGCGGCCCCCAagcctctggggggggggggcccaggCGCACAGTGTCTCTGTGGGTACAAGCCCACAGAGGGCAAGATGCGCAGGCCCCGCCCTTGGGAGTCCAAGGTTTCTGTTGGGTCTGATCTGTCGGCATCCCCGGTTCTCGTGATCCCGCCCACTCCACAGAGGGGGAAACGGAGGCAGCTGGTGAGGGCCAGGATGGGGGCAGAGGGTCAGAGAGGGGGCGCCGGGTCTGCGGGCCCACGTACCACTTGGCGCAGTGCAGGGAGAACTGCTTGGCCGTCTTGTTGCTGATCCAGACGTTGCAGAGCTGCCGCTCCACGTGCTTGCAGTAGAACATGTGGCGGAAGAGCATCTGGTAGCGCGTGAGCGCCTTCCtggggcggagggagggagggggccagcggtgggggggggggaagcctgATGCCGGAATAGGCCCCCGCCCACATGCGCCCCCTCCATGAGGCAGCCGCCGCCACAAGTGCCCGCCTGCTTCCTGGCACACACGGGCACACGCCTGTGACGTCGCTGCCCCCTACAGGCCCTGGGGGGCCCCAGGACACTCTGGGTCCAACCCTTGGGGCCCGGATGATGGAGGGGGAAAGGAGCCAGGCTGGAAGCGGGGCCCCCCTGCTCTGAGAGGCCCCTCTGCGGGGGATGGGGGATCCGCCCCTACCTGTTGATGATTAGTGACAGCGGCCACTTGACGATGTAGTCGAAGGAAAAGGCCTCGAGGCCGCTCAGGGTCAGCTCCGTGGGGTCCGCGCTGAGGATCGACTTCTCCTGCTTGGTCTCGATGGCGAGGACGCGCAAGAGCTGTGTGATGAGGTCATGGGGCATCAGGTCAATCTGGGAGGGGGAGACGAAGGAGGGGGCTTGGAGCAGGGCCAGCCTTGTCCACAGAGTCCAAGGCAGAGTCCTAGAGAGAGGCAGCGAGGGGCCGGCCCCCGCCAGGCCCTCGCAGCTCAGAGGCCTGGAAGTGGCCACACCGACTTTGTGCTCCAGGAGCTTCATGGTACTCCCCACCTTTGTGCTCCCAGAGCCTCGGGGTGCTCCCAGGCCTTGTCTTCATGGAGCCTCggggcgcccccccccccccaccttcagGTCATCCTTGAAGGGGTCCGTGTTGGCCGTGCTCATCCTCAGGGCCAGCTCCAGCAGCGCCTCCAGCCGGGTCGGGATGATGTCATCCACGGGCTTCTTGAGCTCCTCCTCGGTCAGGTCCATGAAGTGCACGAAGAAGTCGCCCTGGTCCATGAGGAAGTAGTGCTTGATGGACCTGCGGAGACCCCGGGAGACGCTGCCGAGCCGGGCCCCCAGAAGCGGGCTGGAGCTCCGAGGAGGCGTGGAGGGAGGGGGGGGCACACCAGGAGGGGGAATCGTGGGGGCCACATGAGAGGGGTGGGCCGTGCCAGGGGGTCACGTGAGGGGCCACACCAGGAGGGGGCCCCGGCCGTCACCTCAGGTGCGCCACAAGCTCCTTCTCCTCCATCAGGAAGTCCAGCAGCACGCGGCTGGCGTAGTTGAAGGCCTTTTCGATCTGCTCCACGTAGGCGCGCTCCTTCAGCGTGTAGACGATCTCCTTGGCCACGGGGCACGTCACGTCATGGCCGCACTCTCGGACCACGTTCAGGTACTTGCCTGGAAGGAGGGGGCCGGTCGAGACGGTTGCCGAGCCACGAAGTCCCTCGGGGTCCCGGGCCCGGCCTCGGGGAGCTCCCCAGCCCTCTGTCAgtgcccccccacccccgccacTCCTGCCCCAGCTCTTAGCCCTACTTGACTACCCGGTTGGGGGAGGGGTGTCATGGGTGAGGGGAATGGCCACTAAAAGGAGGCCCCCAGAGGCCCTGCCTTGTGACCCGGGCTCACCCAGAGCCCCCTGCCGTGGACCCCGGCCTGAGCAAGAGGGCAAAGGGCTGGGGACATGGCGCCGCCCTGGGAGGGGGCGGGCAGAGCCCAGGAACCAGCGCCACCCTGACTAGTTTCTGGGGGCCCAGAAACcggttgggggtggggaaaggagggacgggggagagggagaaagatgggAGACAGAAGCCCCCCACCTGTGCTGAGGATCTTGTCGGCCATCttctggaggaaggaagggatctGGGGCTGCACCACGGTGTACCGCTGGTCCCAATACTTGTCGTTGTAGTCCTCCTGGATCTTCTCCTTCTGCAGCTCGTGCTCCTCCACCATGAACTCGCTGGGTCGGGGAGGGGGGGAAGTGAGCGAGAGCTCGGGCACAGAGCCGCCCCCTCGTGTCTGGCCAGCGGGGGGTGCAGCGAGGGGTGGGGGGGGCGCATCAGGGGTGCTGTGGGGGCCGGGGGCATCCAGACAGAGACATCCAGGCAGGGCACAGGGGGCCCGGGCAGGATAAAGCTGGGGCCGCGGCCTCCCATGGACAAGCACTGACAGCGCCACCCGGGCCCGGGGCACTGACCTGTAGGGGTCATTGATGATCCCGCGGTAGATCCACTTCTCCAGGATCTCAAAGTAGGGCACGCTGGCGGCCTTGGTCAGGTAGAGGCAGAGCTCCTGGGCCTGGCTGTCCCCCGTGTAGTTGAAGCTGCGGTCGTGGAGGAGGCTCAGGGTGGCGCCCCCCAGGCACTCACCTTTGTCCACAGAGGTGGCTGCGGGAAGGGAAGGGAGGCTGCTCCCTGAGCCGGGCAGGGATGACCCCTGGGGTAGCCCCTCTCCCAGAGCCATCTCACTGCCGGGGGCCCAAGCTCTGTCTTTCCAGGGGAACGGCCGGGACCGACAGGACCCAAGAGCCTCGCCGAGAAACAGCGGGTCGCTGATGGGGCCAGAGTGGCTGGAGGTCACGGACACCCTCCCCCCGGCCACTGTGCCATGGAGCCGGGCCTATCGAAGCTTCACCCCAGGGACCTTCACACCGAGACTCGGGGAGCCCCTCCCACCCCGACTTCACAGAAACCTCTGCCTGGAGAGGCAGGTCCCCCCAGCCCCCGGGGAGGCTCCAGGGCTGTCTCCTGACGCCCTGAGGTCTCCTGGGAGCCGGGTCGCCGTGCCTGCCCCTCAAAGGGCCGGGGGAGGCTCACCAAGGGAGGCCAGGATCTCCATGGTGCGCATGGTGGGCTGGATATAGAACCAGAGCTTCTGCAGGGAGAGCAGGCCCTGCCTCTGCAGGTGCTCCAGCTGAGTGACCAGGATCATGTACTCCTTGACCAGTGTCCGCATGGCGGCCGCCAGGGCGTGATTGACCTGGCCGTACTCAAAGGAGGACTTCTCCTCAATGAACCTGCAGGGGAGGCCGGGCGGCTCGGAGGTCGGGCTCCTCTCCCGGCCCTCCCTGCCCGGTCCATCTGGGGAGAGTGTGGCCCCCGGGGAGAGAGAGGCCCCCTGTGGTCGGGGGGGATGGCTGTCACGGCCTAGGGCCAGCGGGGGCTCCGGAGCAGGGCTGGTGGGTATGGGCAGGAGCAGGAAGAGCCGGCCAGGGAGACAAGGGGCGCCCAGGAGGAGCAGGGACCCCCGGGGAGCCACGCCCAGCAGGATGGGGGGCAAGAAGATCAGCCTTCCCCTAAGTCTTGGCCAGTAAGGGGGGGAGGTCAGCTCAGAGAGGCCAGAGAGGAGCCTGGGCCCACAAGGCAGGGGTCAGACCACAAGGAAGGGCCAAGCCCCGGCACATCAGGGGCCGACTGAATGGCGTGAAGTCAGCAAGGGCAGCCCCAGTGAGGGGCTCAGCCGCCGTCCCAGGCCCAGCCTGCCTTGGTCTGGCCAGCCAGCCCCCGGGGAGGGAAACCAGGATCTGCGGTGATGGAGACTCCGTGCTGGTCACTCGGGGGCCTGGCCGGCCGCCTGGACAGTCTGACCCAAACCAAACCTGAAGGAAGGAGCCTCTGGAGGAGAAGGGGAACCTCTCTTGGACAGTAGTCCCTGAAGAGAAGACAGCTGAAGGAGAAGGCTCCCGACGGGGCAAAGGTGGGGGGAGGCTGGGCCGGGGCCTGGAGGGTCAAGCCCGATACCAGGCACACACCTGGTCACTGTGGAATAACTGGCAGCCACTGGGAGGATTCGGTTCACCAGCTCCTTCACAGACATGTCCAGGTTGGGGTCCACGAGGAAAGTGCGGCTCTGCCTGCCGAGCAGCGCCTGCGCCGTGATGTACCGTCCGTCCACGCCCACCAGAAGGTACAGCAGGTCCTCCACGACCGTGGCCTCCTGGGAGGCCAAGGGCAGGCTGCCTTCGGCAAAGGGCACAGAGCTCCGTCACTTTCCAGCTCCCGAGAACTGCCAGGTGCTGGCCCAGCAGCCTCCCCAGAGGGATCCCGGCTCCAGATCCAGCGGCCTCCCTGGAGGGTCTGGGCCCAGGGGCCTTGTCAGAGGGGTCCCGGCTCAGGGGAGGAGGAGCAGTGAAGTGGCCAAAGGAGAGTCAGACGGGGTCCCGGGGGGACTTGCAGAGCCCCCTCACgcagggagaaggagggggagaagccCCTCTGGACAATGCTGCCCAGCAGGGAGGCCCTGTGGCTGAGGCCCCAGAACAGCCGGGCGGCCTCGATCCCAGGGAGCGTGGAGCCCCCAGGAAGGAAACAGAATCACCACAGCATCAGAGTCCGGGGCCATTGCCAGGGCTTGGGCTGGGTGGGGAACATTGGGGAGGCCCCCAAGCCCACCCGCCCAGGCCAAGGCACTCTATTTTACAAAGGGTCCCGGGGGGGAAGAGCAGGGAGTCCTCCGGCCCCCCCCCAGGCCCCGGCTCCCGGGCCCCTCGGGGGCTGCTTCCCTGCCCTGGGACGGACGTACCGATGGGAGCAGGTGAGTCCGAGCCGACCCCGGAGCCCACCAAGAAGTCCCCGATCAGGGTGGGCCTCTCGTAGACCCAGGAGGGGAACACGGGCAGGTGGTGGCCAGAGTTCCTCTTGCTCTGTTTGTCCCGGAGCAGCTTCCGCGTCAGTTCCTGAGACTGAGGGTTTGGGTTGTTAAGGAGGAAAGCACCAGGTAGGGCTTCCCCTTTGTGCCGTTGGAGGAGAGCGGCCTGCTCACAGTCACAATCGCCCCAGGCCCGGGGGCCCACAGAGAGTGAGGGTCTGGCCAAGCCGGGGCCTGGTCCGGCAAAGCCCCCTCCAGGGCCAAGGGCAGGGAAGGAGCTGGGGCGCGCCTCCTCTTCCCATTGGGGGGTTCTAGGCTGCAGCTGCTGTCACCCTCCCAGACCCTCGCTGACCCTGCTGCCCAAGGTCATGGTGAGGGGCTGCATCCGGGGCTCCACCAGTACACAGGACAAAAAAGACCGGAAGCAGGAAGAGTTCTGGGTAAAAAGGTGACCCTAGGGAAGGGGGCCAGCTGGCGGACCACCCCCAAGAGGCTGCTCTCCCCGCTTTTCCCAGCCAGACTCGGACCCCAAGGCCAGCTTCCCTCTCCCAGGCTTGGTCCTTAAGCGCCCTCAGCTCTCTCTCAGCCCCGACCCCTCCCACAGgaccctcttcctcctccctccctggaGGGCATTTTGTTCTCAAAGGTAGGCCTGTTTCTGACTCCGCTGCCCTGCCTGTCCCGGGAGCCCCCAGGACTTCCTTGCTTTAGCTTTCAAAGTTCAGCAGGAGCCTGACTCTGCCAGCTGCCCTCGCCAACCAGGATGCGCCACCCTCAGTGCCCGGGAGCCAGCCCCCGGCCC harbors:
- the TUBGCP2 gene encoding gamma-tubulin complex component 2; the protein is MSVKELVNRILPVAASYSTVTRFIEEKSSFEYGQVNHALAAAMRTLVKEYMILVTQLEHLQRQGLLSLQKLWFYIQPTMRTMEILASLATSVDKGECLGGATLSLLHDRSFNYTGDSQAQELCLYLTKAASVPYFEILEKWIYRGIINDPYSEFMVEEHELQKEKIQEDYNDKYWDQRYTVVQPQIPSFLQKMADKILSTGKYLNVVRECGHDVTCPVAKEIVYTLKERAYVEQIEKAFNYASRVLLDFLMEEKELVAHLRSIKHYFLMDQGDFFVHFMDLTEEELKKPVDDIIPTRLEALLELALRMSTANTDPFKDDLKIDLMPHDLITQLLRVLAIETKQEKSILSADPTELTLSGLEAFSFDYIVKWPLSLIINRKALTRYQMLFRHMFYCKHVERQLCNVWISNKTAKQFSLHCAKWFAGAFTLRQRMLNFVQNIQYYMMFEVMEPTWHILEKNLKSASNIDDVLGHHTSFLDNCLKDCMLTNPELLKVFSKLMSVCVMFTNCMQRFTQSMKLDGELGRPPVEPGTMLGPPTEAERAEEALKRKLATKHLAEHVDALQMTSGFEATITKFDKNFSAHLLDLLDKLSVFSTNDCEHSMVSVISRLDFNGFYTERLERLSAERSRKAAAPMPVPRTVVPVQ